GTGATATGAGTCCTTGTACAAAAACAATGGTTGAGAAATTTAAAAGTAATATAAAACTTTATGAACCAATCGAATTTGCCCTTGATTTTTTATCTAATGATTTAGAATTTACACCAATAAATGAACCTATTACAATTCATACGACATGTAGTTCAAGAAAAATGGGATTAGAGGACAAATTTAAACAATTAGCATTAATGTGTTCAACAGATGTAATTATTCCACCTGATGTAAAATGTTGTGGTTTCGCAGGGGATAGAGGGTTTAATTATCCTGAATTAAATGAATCAGCATTAAGAGATTTACCAAAAAGTATTAAAAATGCTAAATATGCATTTTCTACTTCAAAAACATGTGAAATTGGATTATCAGAACACTCAGGTTTAGATTATAATTCAATATTTTATCTTATAAATAGATGTACAAAAGCAAAAAATATTTAATTCTTTTTTTGTCAAAACAGATATTTACCATTATTTAGGTAAAATGTCTGTTTTAATAAACAAAGGAATTATAATGTATAAATTTTTATTAGCATTCTTATTTAGTTCGACTTTATCATTTGCTGGAATAATAAATGGTATTGCACTTACTGTAAATGATGACCCAATTACACTTTATGATATTGACCAAGCAATGGTTAATAAAAATATTGATAAAAATCAAGCAGTTGGTTTATTAGTTGATGAAGTATTATATAAACAATTAATTAAAAAATATAATATTTCTGTAGATATTTTTGATGTCAACACATATATCGAAAAACTTGCCGCATCAAATAACATGGATCTTTTAACATTTAAATCTATTGTAAGACAAAAATATCCAGATTATAGTATATTCGAAGCAGAAGCTAAAACAATTGTAACTAGACAAAAACTAATTAAAAAATTAGTTCAAGGTCAATTAAAAATAGCATCAGAAGAAGATGTTAAATTATATTATGAGAATAATAAAAAGAAATACCTAACTTCTAAAACAGTAGAAGTAGTTCAATATACATCAACTAAAAAGCCTTCTTTATTAGCTACGATTAAAAGTCCACTAGCTCAAGCTGCTGATGTACAAAGAACTCCTTTACAACTTAGCATAAAAGAATTAAACCCACAAATGCAGTATCTTTTAAATAATACTGCTGTAAACGCTTTTACACCCGTATTCATAGCAAATAAGATGTATACAGCACTTTTTATTATTAAAAAAGAAGGAACTGATATATTAGACTTTGAAGTAGTAAAAAATAAAGTATTTAATGAAGTAATGGCATTAAGAGAAAAAAAATATTTAAAAGATTTTTTTGAAAAACAAAAATTAACAGCTGATATAAAAATATTAAGATAATTAGAAAAAGGAAATAGATGTTTGAAGTAATTATAGGTTTAGAAGTACACGTACAGTTAAATACAAAGTCTAAACTATTTTGTTCTTGTCCAACAAGTTTTGGTGAAGAACCAAATACAAATGTATGTCCAACTTGTTTAGGACTACCAGGAGCGCTTCCTGTTTTAAATAAAGAAGCAGTTTACAAAGCAATTATGTTAGGTACTGCACTTAAATCAAAAATTAATCAAAAATCAATATTTAATAGGAAAAATTATTTCTATCCTGATTTACCAAATGGTTATCAAATCTCTCAATTTGAAGTTCCTATTGTAGGACTTGGAGAATTGGTAATTGATTTTCCAGATGGAAGACAAAAAACTATTGGTGTTACAAGAGCTCACTTAGAAAATGATGCAGGAAAAAGTATTCATACATCATCAGGTTCACAAGTTGATTTAAATAGAACAGGAACTCCTTTACTTGAAATTGTTTCAGAACCAGATATGAGATCTGCTGAAGAAGCTATTTTATATCTTAAAAAACTTCACTCAATTGTAAGATATATCGGAATTTCAGATGCAAATATGCAAGAAGGTTCATTTAGAGCAGATGTAAATGTATCTATTAGACCAAAAGGTGCAACAAATTTAAATACTAGATGTGAAATCAAAAATATGAACTCATTTAAGTTCATTGAAAAAGCAATTCATTATGAAGTAAATAGACATATTGAAGCTTGGGAAGATGGTATTCATGATACTGAAATTGTTCAAGAAACTAGACTTTTTGATGCAGATGCTGGTGAAACTAGATCAATGAGAGGAAAAGAAGATGCTGCTGATTACAGATATTTTCCAGATCCTGATTTACTTCCTGTAATAATTACAGATGAAATGTTAGAAAAATACTCTAAAATTCCTGAACTTCCAGATGAGAAAAAAGCAAGATTTATAAAAGACTTTGGTCTTAAAGAATATGATGCATCAGTTATCACAAGCTCACTTGAAACTGCAAACTTCTTTGATGAAATGATGAAAGAAGGAATCACAGGTAAGAATGCAACAACATGGTTAACAGTTGAATTACCATCAAGATTTAAAGAAGGTGTTTCAATTGAAAATTCACCTGTTGGAGCTAAAAAATTAGCAACAATGATTAAAGCAATCGAAGATGGAACAATTTCAGGAAAAGCAGCAAAAGAAGTACTTGATTATCTAATGGAAAATCCAGATGAAGAAATTGATACTGTAATTGAAAAACTTGGATTAAAACAAGTATCTGATGATGGTGCAATTTTAGAAATTATTGATGCTATCATTGCTTCAAATGAAGATAAAGTAGAACAATATAAAGCAGGAAAAGATAAATTATTTGGATTCTTTGTAGGTCAAACTATGAAAGCATCTAAAGGTACTGCAAATCCTGCTAAAGTAAATGAACTTTTAAAACAAAGACTTTCTTAAAACAATAAATAGGATCTTAAAAGATTCTATTTATATTTCCTAAACTAAATCTAAATACAGGAGGATTACAAAAGATGAGTAATAAACCTAAAATTGCTGTAATAGGTGCTGGTAAATGGGGTCAAGCACTTCACTTTGCACTTTCTAAAAATCAAGAGACTTTTATCACTTCTCGGACTCCACGAAATATAAAAAACTTTATAGATTTAAAAACAGCTCTTAATTGTGATTATCTAGTAATCGCTATTCCAGCACAACAATTAAAACAGTGGTTAAAAGAGAATTTTGAATTTAAAAATCAAAAAATCCTAGTTGCTTCAAAAGGTATTGAAGCAACTACTGGTGAATTTCTAAATGAAATTTATGCAGATTATGTACCTGAAAAAAATATCGGTTTTATTTCAGGACCTTCATTTGCTGCTGAAGTAATCCAAGGTCTTCCTTGTGCTTTAGTTTTAAATTCTACTTCAAAAAAACTTTACCATGAATTTAAACCCTTCTTTCCAGACTTTATTAAGACTTATTATAGCACTGATGTAATTGGAGCTGAAGTCGCTGGTGCATATAAAAATGTACTTGCAATTGCAAGTGGCATTTGTGAGGGCTTAAATCTAGGGAAAAATGCACAAGCATCTTTAATCGCAAGAGGTTTAGTTGAAATGCAGAGATTTGGTAAGCATTTTGGTGCTAAAAAATCATCATTTATTGGATTAAGTGGAGCTGGGGATTTATTTTTGACGGCTAGTTCTAATATGAGTAGAAATTATCGGGTTGGATTAGGACTTGCAGAAAATAAAAAATTACAAGAAATATTAGAAGAATTAGGAGAAGTTGCTGAAGGTGTAAAAACATCAGAAGCAATTCATAAATTATCAAAAGAATTTAATATTTATACACCAATAGCAAACGAAGTTAAACTAATACTTGATGGTAAAAATCCTAAAGATAGTTTAAAAGATTTATTAAACTCTTAATATAAGTAAATAAATTAAAAGGAATTTTCATGAAAGCATTTGTAGTAAAAAAAATAGCGGATAGAGAGTTTGAAGCTGATATACAAGAAGTAGAAATACCTAAATGTGCAGATGATGAAATTGTTATAAAAGTATCTTATTCCTCATTAAATTATAAAGATGCATTAAGTTCTGTGGGAAATCCAGGAGTTACTAAAAATTTTCCACATATTACAGGAATTGATGTAGCTGGTGTTGTATATGAATCCACTTCTAAAATATTTAAAGCAGGTGAGCGTGTACTTGTAACAGGTTATGATATGGGAATGAATACAAATGGAGGACACGCTGAATTTGTAAAAGTACCAGCTTTATGGGTAGCTAGAATTCCTGATTCTATAACAGATAAAGAAATAATGACTTTTGGAACAGCAGGATTAACTGCAGCTTTAAGTATAAATGAATTAATAGAAAATGGTGTGAAGCCAGAAGATGGAGAAATTCTCGTAACAGGAGCAACAGGAGGAGTAGGTTCTATTGCTGTTTCGATTTTAAGTAAAATCGGATTTTCTGTAGTTGCAATTTCTGGGAAAGAAGAAAAAATAGATTATTTAAAAAATATTGGTGCTAAAGAAGTTATACTTAGAAATATTTTTAATGAAGAATCTAAAAAAACAATGATGAACGAAAGATATGCAGGAGTAATAGATACTGTTGGTGGTGAAATATTAGCAAATGCATTAAAATACATAAAATATGATGGAGTTGCAACTTGTTGTGGACTTTCATCTTCTCATGAATTAAATACAAATGTATTCCCTTTTATTTTAAGAGGTATACGATTAATAGGTATTGATTCAGTTGAATGTAAACTTGAAAAGAAACAGGCAGCTTGGGAAAAAATTGCAAGTAGATGGAAAATCACTACTTTAGATAACATTACAAATGAAATTTCATTAGATGAAATTAAAAATGCATATAAATTATTATTAGCAGGAAGAGCAGTAGGAAGATATGTAGTTAAGATATAAGAGAAACTCTCTCTTTATATTTTAACTACATATTAAATCTTAGTCCTTTATTAATCTACATTAATATCTAATACTCCAAATTATTAATTAAAATAAATTCGCTATAATTAAAATAATAAAAGAAATATAGGAATAAACTATGCAACAATTTTTAGAAGAGGCAAAAAAAACAAGCCGAACTATTGCAAACCTTGACGCACATACTAAAAACAAGGTTTTAAGAGAAATGGCAGATGCGCTTATTGCACACTGTGATTATATAATAGAACATAATAATAAAGATATGAAAGAAGGAAAAATAAATAAATTAAGTAGTGCGCTACTTGATAGATTATTATTAACAGGACAAAGAGTTGAAGATATGGCTTTAGCCATTAGACAAATAGCAGATCAAAAAGAACCAGTTGGACGAACTTTAGAAGGTTGGATTACAGAAGATGGTTTAGATATTAAAAAAATATCAGTACCAATTGGTGTAATTGGTATTATTTATGAAAGTCGTCCAAATGTTACAAGTGATACAGCAGCACTTTGCTTTAAAAGTGGGAATGTTTGTGTTTTAAAAGGTGGGAAAGAAGCTGAATACTCAAATAAAGCAATTGCAAATATTTTAAGACAAGTACTAGCAAAAAATAAATTACCTGAACAAGCTATTTCATTATTACCTGATTCTTCAAGAGAAGGTGTTGCTAAACTTATCAAAGAAGATAAATATGTAGATTTAATAATTCCAAGAGGTGGAGAAGCACTAATCAAATATATAAGCCAAAATTCTTCAATTCCAGTTATTAAACATGATAAAGGTTTATGTCATATTTTTGTAGATAAACATGCAGCACATAACAGAATTATAGATATTGCAATTAATGCAAAATGTCAAAGACCAGGTGTTTGTAATGCTATGGAAACTCTTTTAATACATGAAGAAATTGCAGCTTATATTCTTCCAGGATTATACGATGCATTTATAGAAAAAGGAACACTTCTTAAAGGTTGTGAAGAAACAGCTAAGTATATAAATGTAAAAATTGCAACAGATGAAGATTATAATACAGAATATCTAGCAAATATTTTAAATATAAAAGTAGTTAAAAATGTAGATGAAGCAATTGAGCATATTGCAAAATATGGTTCAGGTCACTCTGAGTCTATTTTAAGTGAAAACTATACTGCTGTAAATAAATTCTTAGATCAAGTAGATGCAGCTTGTGTATATGCAAATGCAAGTACAAGATTTACAGATGGTGGTGCATTTGGTTTAGGTGCGGAAGTAGGAATTTCTACAAATAAACTTCACTCAAGAGGTCCAATGGGAATCAATGATTTAACAACATTTAAATACAAAATCTATGGACAAGGTCAAGTAAGATAATTAATATGAATAAAGCTAATAAATACCCGAATTTCCCAAGTGATTGTAAATCATTATTATCGAAATATTTAACAAAAGAAGTTTTTGAAGAGTTAAAAGATAAAACAACTCCATGGGGTTTTACTTTAAATGATGCAATTGCTTCAGGAGTTCAAAATAGTGATAGTGGAATTGGTGTTTATGCGGGAGATATTGAATCTTATTCAATATTTTCATCACTTTTTGATCCAATTATTAAAGAGTATCATGGCTTTGAAAAAAAAAATTTACATATTAGTAATTTAAATGCAGATGATTTAAATGCACCAAATCCAGACCCTGAAAATAAATATATTCTTTCTACAAGAATTAGAGTAGGAAGAAATATTGCAAATATTCCACTAGGACCTGCAATTAGTCAAGAACAAAGAAATGAAGTTGAGAATCAAGCATCTAAA
This genomic interval from Poseidonibacter antarcticus contains the following:
- a CDS encoding peptidyl-prolyl cis-trans isomerase, with the protein product MYKFLLAFLFSSTLSFAGIINGIALTVNDDPITLYDIDQAMVNKNIDKNQAVGLLVDEVLYKQLIKKYNISVDIFDVNTYIEKLAASNNMDLLTFKSIVRQKYPDYSIFEAEAKTIVTRQKLIKKLVQGQLKIASEEDVKLYYENNKKKYLTSKTVEVVQYTSTKKPSLLATIKSPLAQAADVQRTPLQLSIKELNPQMQYLLNNTAVNAFTPVFIANKMYTALFIIKKEGTDILDFEVVKNKVFNEVMALREKKYLKDFFEKQKLTADIKILR
- the gatB gene encoding Asp-tRNA(Asn)/Glu-tRNA(Gln) amidotransferase subunit GatB, whose translation is MFEVIIGLEVHVQLNTKSKLFCSCPTSFGEEPNTNVCPTCLGLPGALPVLNKEAVYKAIMLGTALKSKINQKSIFNRKNYFYPDLPNGYQISQFEVPIVGLGELVIDFPDGRQKTIGVTRAHLENDAGKSIHTSSGSQVDLNRTGTPLLEIVSEPDMRSAEEAILYLKKLHSIVRYIGISDANMQEGSFRADVNVSIRPKGATNLNTRCEIKNMNSFKFIEKAIHYEVNRHIEAWEDGIHDTEIVQETRLFDADAGETRSMRGKEDAADYRYFPDPDLLPVIITDEMLEKYSKIPELPDEKKARFIKDFGLKEYDASVITSSLETANFFDEMMKEGITGKNATTWLTVELPSRFKEGVSIENSPVGAKKLATMIKAIEDGTISGKAAKEVLDYLMENPDEEIDTVIEKLGLKQVSDDGAILEIIDAIIASNEDKVEQYKAGKDKLFGFFVGQTMKASKGTANPAKVNELLKQRLS
- a CDS encoding NAD(P)H-dependent glycerol-3-phosphate dehydrogenase, with protein sequence MSNKPKIAVIGAGKWGQALHFALSKNQETFITSRTPRNIKNFIDLKTALNCDYLVIAIPAQQLKQWLKENFEFKNQKILVASKGIEATTGEFLNEIYADYVPEKNIGFISGPSFAAEVIQGLPCALVLNSTSKKLYHEFKPFFPDFIKTYYSTDVIGAEVAGAYKNVLAIASGICEGLNLGKNAQASLIARGLVEMQRFGKHFGAKKSSFIGLSGAGDLFLTASSNMSRNYRVGLGLAENKKLQEILEELGEVAEGVKTSEAIHKLSKEFNIYTPIANEVKLILDGKNPKDSLKDLLNS
- a CDS encoding YhdH/YhfP family quinone oxidoreductase, which produces MKAFVVKKIADREFEADIQEVEIPKCADDEIVIKVSYSSLNYKDALSSVGNPGVTKNFPHITGIDVAGVVYESTSKIFKAGERVLVTGYDMGMNTNGGHAEFVKVPALWVARIPDSITDKEIMTFGTAGLTAALSINELIENGVKPEDGEILVTGATGGVGSIAVSILSKIGFSVVAISGKEEKIDYLKNIGAKEVILRNIFNEESKKTMMNERYAGVIDTVGGEILANALKYIKYDGVATCCGLSSSHELNTNVFPFILRGIRLIGIDSVECKLEKKQAAWEKIASRWKITTLDNITNEISLDEIKNAYKLLLAGRAVGRYVVKI
- a CDS encoding glutamate-5-semialdehyde dehydrogenase is translated as MQQFLEEAKKTSRTIANLDAHTKNKVLREMADALIAHCDYIIEHNNKDMKEGKINKLSSALLDRLLLTGQRVEDMALAIRQIADQKEPVGRTLEGWITEDGLDIKKISVPIGVIGIIYESRPNVTSDTAALCFKSGNVCVLKGGKEAEYSNKAIANILRQVLAKNKLPEQAISLLPDSSREGVAKLIKEDKYVDLIIPRGGEALIKYISQNSSIPVIKHDKGLCHIFVDKHAAHNRIIDIAINAKCQRPGVCNAMETLLIHEEIAAYILPGLYDAFIEKGTLLKGCEETAKYINVKIATDEDYNTEYLANILNIKVVKNVDEAIEHIAKYGSGHSESILSENYTAVNKFLDQVDAACVYANASTRFTDGGAFGLGAEVGISTNKLHSRGPMGINDLTTFKYKIYGQGQVR